In one window of Sediminispirochaeta bajacaliforniensis DSM 16054 DNA:
- a CDS encoding nitroreductase family protein has protein sequence MQVLREIAERRTTRGFIDEVLDQETIDRILEAGRRAPSAKNRQPWRFIVIRSQAVREKLYDAAYQQDHVGEAPVIIALCSTNVDYRMPNGHDSYPMDIAIAASFMMVQAEAENVGSHALGTYNETIVKEILSVPYSMRVPLLLLLGKSRHRPPLGERKPLSQIVAYDHW, from the coding sequence ATGCAGGTGTTGCGGGAAATCGCAGAAAGACGGACAACAAGGGGTTTTATTGATGAGGTACTGGATCAGGAGACCATAGATAGAATCCTTGAAGCCGGCAGACGGGCTCCATCAGCAAAAAACCGGCAACCGTGGCGTTTTATTGTCATACGTTCCCAAGCCGTTCGGGAAAAGCTCTACGATGCCGCCTACCAGCAGGATCATGTCGGCGAGGCTCCGGTTATTATTGCACTTTGTTCCACCAATGTAGACTACAGAATGCCCAACGGCCACGATTCCTATCCCATGGATATCGCCATTGCCGCGTCGTTTATGATGGTTCAGGCCGAGGCCGAGAATGTGGGAAGCCACGCTTTAGGGACCTACAATGAGACCATTGTTAAGGAAATCCTTTCGGTCCCTTATTCCATGCGGGTGCCCCTTCTTTTGCTTCTGGGAAAGAGCCGCCACCGCCCCCCCCTCGGAGAGCGGAAGCCCCTGTCTCAGATTGTTGCTTACGACCACTGGTAG
- a CDS encoding D-alanine--D-alanine ligase family protein → MEKIKVALLFGGKSGEHEVSLVSAASVFKHIDTERFDVLLIAVDKDGAWFFQPQPLYDDKEGGFAVERKEKNRVYAVPAGGLRTMDKPLDIELVFPVLHGTFGEDGTVQGLLELCDLPYAGAGVLGSSLCMDKAAVKRIWIQAGLPVVPFEELREASWKRSKGAAASVRRALDRFSFPLFVKPSRAGSSVGVSRCETEEALYEAIEKAFSFDDKLLIEPAVKAKEIECSVIGNQELTTFAPGEIIPSHDFYDYDAKYRDPDGANLLIPSSLNEEQQKMVRQISARAYRVAEAEGFARVDCFYEETTGKVLLNEINTIPGFTKISMFPKMCENGGVAYGELLTRLLHLAADRHKIRAAKSYQWS, encoded by the coding sequence GTTTTCAAGCATATAGATACAGAACGATTCGATGTCCTTCTCATTGCCGTAGACAAGGATGGGGCGTGGTTTTTCCAACCGCAGCCCCTGTATGACGATAAAGAGGGCGGTTTCGCGGTAGAGCGAAAAGAAAAGAACAGGGTATATGCTGTTCCCGCTGGAGGCCTTCGTACAATGGATAAACCGCTGGATATCGAGCTTGTATTTCCGGTCCTGCACGGAACATTCGGAGAAGACGGAACCGTACAGGGGCTTCTGGAACTCTGCGATCTTCCTTATGCGGGAGCGGGCGTGCTTGGAAGCAGCCTTTGTATGGATAAAGCCGCCGTCAAACGCATATGGATTCAGGCAGGCTTACCGGTGGTGCCTTTTGAAGAATTGAGGGAGGCCAGCTGGAAGCGCTCAAAAGGTGCGGCAGCGTCCGTTCGCAGGGCCCTCGATCGATTCTCCTTTCCGCTTTTTGTAAAACCCTCAAGAGCAGGTTCTTCGGTCGGGGTTTCCCGCTGCGAAACGGAAGAGGCGCTGTATGAGGCAATAGAAAAGGCCTTCTCCTTCGACGACAAGCTTTTGATAGAACCCGCGGTAAAGGCTAAAGAGATTGAGTGTTCGGTTATCGGCAATCAGGAACTTACTACATTTGCTCCGGGAGAGATCATCCCGTCTCACGATTTTTACGACTATGATGCCAAGTATCGTGATCCGGATGGGGCAAATTTACTCATCCCATCCTCCCTCAACGAGGAGCAGCAAAAAATGGTGAGACAGATCAGTGCACGGGCCTATCGGGTCGCGGAGGCTGAGGGCTTTGCACGGGTAGACTGCTTTTATGAAGAGACAACGGGAAAAGTGCTTCTCAACGAGATCAATACCATACCGGGTTTTACGAAAATCAGCATGTTCCCCAAGATGTGTGAAAACGGGGGTGTGGCCTATGGGGAGCTGTTAACAAGGCTACTGCATCTCGCTGCCGATCGTCACAAGATACGAGCGGCAAAATCCTACCAGTGGTCGTAA